Proteins encoded in a region of the Takifugu flavidus isolate HTHZ2018 chromosome 10, ASM371156v2, whole genome shotgun sequence genome:
- the l3mbtl1b gene encoding lethal(3)malignant brain tumor-like protein 4 isoform X3: MTEFGTLEIVTDLEVKGQQTEPKCETLDPVQSHTPTPPPETQSQLGTAAASSNQNQPGSSQAKGPGPVLLSLEEGPSMEGPSVEVGPSVEVGSSADAGTNGELSRCQACGGSVARDALFQGKFCSSVCAQPSSGRSSPAETRESQAAEGERLGKRVRKKRKIYMDSGDEEEETQEEPEEKTKSTKGRRGAKIAKLGTGPANKKRAWSWPVYLEEEKAIAAPVKLFKEHQSFPQSRNGFKVGMKLEGLDPCHPSLFCVLSVAEIQGYRVRLHFDGYPECYDFWANADSWDLKPAGWCEKNGHKLLLPKDCKDGEFNWSMYVKNCRGQLAPKHLFKSLNASVTPSGFRAGMKLEAVDRKNPSLICVATIAAVVDNRLLIHFDNWDETYDYWCDASSPYIHPVGFCEEAKLALTTPAEYKHPKGFSWEKYLEETGTQAAPARAFKPRPLHGFQIGMRVEAVDKRNPMLIRAATIVDTEDHRLKVHFDGWNSEYDYWVETDWPDLHPVGWCQKTGHPLQYPNGTSDAVAPPGQGCPTPGCNGVGHIRGPRYGTHYTQVSCPYSEINLNKEGLLPDRLGTERPLTLHGLHSRGRRPDQNANTTTQTSSTPDADHSQNRKPGIEEAEQPGRNSQSESIGGASEQSQNGTRPKRTAPAPKYLKMHYVKEEIGDGKAAPETISLQQALHESVFSPGISVSPPHRVALCWDKHCQLLPEVLGLTAKRVATWSAEEVASFVKGLPGCKEHAATFKTEQIDGEAFLLLTQTDIVKILSIKLGPALKIYNSILMLKNADEE; encoded by the exons ATGACCGAGTTCGGGACTCTAGAGATTGTCACGGATCTCGAGGTCAAAGGGCAGCAGACGGAGCCCAAGTGTGAGACCTTGGACCCAGTACAGTCTCACACGCCCACCCCTCCGCCAGAGACCCAGTCACAGCTCGGCACGGCGGCCGCCTCTTCCAACCAGAATCAGCCTGGGTCGTCTCAAGCTAAAG gccccgGACCTGTGCTTCTTTCGCTGGAGGAGGGTCCCAGTATGGAGGGCCCCAGCGTGGAGGTCGGGCCCAGCGTTGAAGTGGGATCTAGCGCAGACGCTGGCACAAACGGGGAGCTGTCAAGGTGTCAGGCCTGTGGTGGCAGCGTGGCCCGGGACGCCCTCTTTCAGGGGAAATTCTGCAGCTCCGTCTGCGCTCAGCCCTCCAGCGGCAG GTCGTCCCCggcagagaccagagagagtcAGGCGGCGGAAGGCGAGAGGCTTGGTAAACGggtgaggaaaaagaggaagatcTACATGGATTccggtgatgaggaggaagaaactCAGGAGGAGCCGGAG GAGAAAACCAAATCTACTAAAGGCAGAAGAGGAGCCAAAATTGCCAAACTGG GGACTGGCCCAGCAAATAAGAAGCGGGCCTGGAGCTGGCCTGTGTActtggaggaagagaaggccATCGCAGCTCCTGTTAAACTATTCAAAGAG CACCAGTCGTTCCCTCAGAGCAGGAATGGTTTCaaggtggggatgaagctggaggGGCTGGACCCCTGTCACCCATCGCTCTTCTGTGTTCTGTCCGTCGCCGAG ATCCAAGGTTATAGGGTCAGGCTCCATTTCGACGGGTACCCGGAATGTTACGACTTCTGGGCCAACGCCGACTCCTGGGACCTGAAGCCAGCTGGCTGGTGTGAGAAGAACGGCCACAAGTTATTGCTGCCTAAAG ATTGTAAAGACGGGGAGTTCAACTGGAGCATGTATGTGAAGAACTGCCGGGGTCAACTCGCCCCGAAGCACCTTTTCAAGAGCCTCAACGCC TCTGTGACGCCATCCGGGTTCCGAGCGGGGATGAAGCTGGAGGCGGTGGACAGGAAGAACCCGTCCCTGATCTGCGTCGCCACCATCGCCGCTGTGGTCGACAACCGACTGCTCATTCACTTCGACAACTGGGACGAGACGTACGATTATTG GTGTGATGCCAGCAGTCCATACATCCATCCCGTGGGCTTTTGTGAAGAGGCCAAACTTGCTCTGACCACTCCAGCTG AATATAAACACCCCAAAGGTTTCTCATGGGAGAAATATCTGGAGGAAACGGGGACCCAGGCTGCTCCTGCCCGAGCTTTTAAGCCG CGACCCCTTCATGGCTTCCAGATCGGGATGAGAGTGGAAGCCGTTGATAAGAGAAACCCCATGCTCATCCGTGCTGCAACTATAGTGGACACAGAGGACCACCGACTAAAG GTACATTTCGACGGCTGGAATTCGGAGTACGATTATTGGGTGGAGACCGACTGGCCTGATCTGCACCCTGTTGGCTGGTGTCAAAAAACAGGCCACCCGCTGCAGTACCCCAACG GCACCAGTGACGCAGTAGCACCCCCAGGACAAGGATGTCCAACCCCAGGATGCAATGGGGTGGGACACATTAGGGGACCCCGCTATGGGACTCATTACAC GCAGGTGAGCTGCCCGTACTCGGAGATAAATCTCAACAAGGAGGGCTTGTTGCCAGATCGTCTCGGCACAGAACGACCCCTCACGCTTCACGGTCTGCATTCTCGCGGGCGACGTCCTGATCAAAATGCAAACACTACAACGCAGACGTCGTCCACACCAGATGCTGATCACTCCCAGAACAG GAAACCAGGGATAGAAGAAGCTGAGCAGCCGGGGCGCAACAGCCAGTCTGAGTCGATAGGTGGAGCTAGCGAGCAGAGCCAAAATGGAACAAGGCCGAAACG GACTGCTCCTGCTCCCAAATACCTGAAAATGCACTATGTCAAAGAGGAGATCGGCGACGGTAAAG CCGCTCCAGAAACCATCTCCCTCCAGCAGGCCCTCCACGAGTCTGTGTTCTCCCCCGGCATCTCTGTGTCTCCCCCACACCGGGTGGCCCTCTGCTGGGACAAACACTGCCAGCTGCTCCCTGAGGTCCTGGGGCTGACTGCCAAGAGAGTGGCTACTTGGAGCGCCGAGGAG GTGGCCAGTTTTGTCAAAGGACTGCCCGGGTGTAAAGAACACGCTGCGACGTTCAAGACTGAG CAAATAGATGGCGAAGCTTTTTTGCTGCTCACCCAAACGGACATTGTCAAGATCCTGTCGATCAAATTAGGACCCGCCCTGAAAATCTACAACTCTATTCTGATGCTGAAGAACGCAGACGAAGAGTAA
- the l3mbtl1b gene encoding lethal(3)malignant brain tumor-like protein 4 isoform X1 has product MIVIKVHRDGAVCARISPLPVLQNNIIIDCFVCDRSAWCLLQGAARSPPAGDVGHCCLQVQVGDFSGVGMTDTPPSDCPTQGAEFDMMSALDWKDGIATLPGSDIRFRMTEFGTLEIVTDLEVKGQQTEPKCETLDPVQSHTPTPPPETQSQLGTAAASSNQNQPGSSQAKGPGPVLLSLEEGPSMEGPSVEVGPSVEVGSSADAGTNGELSRCQACGGSVARDALFQGKFCSSVCAQPSSGRSSPAETRESQAAEGERLGKRVRKKRKIYMDSGDEEEETQEEPEEKTKSTKGRRGAKIAKLGTGPANKKRAWSWPVYLEEEKAIAAPVKLFKEHQSFPQSRNGFKVGMKLEGLDPCHPSLFCVLSVAEIQGYRVRLHFDGYPECYDFWANADSWDLKPAGWCEKNGHKLLLPKDCKDGEFNWSMYVKNCRGQLAPKHLFKSLNASVTPSGFRAGMKLEAVDRKNPSLICVATIAAVVDNRLLIHFDNWDETYDYWCDASSPYIHPVGFCEEAKLALTTPAEYKHPKGFSWEKYLEETGTQAAPARAFKPRPLHGFQIGMRVEAVDKRNPMLIRAATIVDTEDHRLKVHFDGWNSEYDYWVETDWPDLHPVGWCQKTGHPLQYPNGTSDAVAPPGQGCPTPGCNGVGHIRGPRYGTHYTQVSCPYSEINLNKEGLLPDRLGTERPLTLHGLHSRGRRPDQNANTTTQTSSTPDADHSQNRKPGIEEAEQPGRNSQSESIGGASEQSQNGTRPKRTAPAPKYLKMHYVKEEIGDGKAAPETISLQQALHESVFSPGISVSPPHRVALCWDKHCQLLPEVLGLTAKRVATWSAEEVASFVKGLPGCKEHAATFKTEQIDGEAFLLLTQTDIVKILSIKLGPALKIYNSILMLKNADEE; this is encoded by the exons CACCGTGATGGGGCCGTTTGTGCGCGTATTTCGCCGTTACCTGTCCTGCAAAACAATATTATTATTGACTGTTTTGTCTGTGATCGAAGTGCATGGTGTCTCCTGCAGGGCGCCGCACGGTCGCCCCCTGCCGGTGATGTCGGTCATTGCTGTTTACAAGTGCAG GTTGGGGATTTTAGTGGAGTGGGAATGACTGACACTCCACCCAGTGACTGCCCCACCCAGGGAGCTGAGTTTGACATGATGAGTGCTCTGGATTGGAAGGACGGTATTGCGACACTTCCAGGCAGTGATATCAGG TTCCGCATGACCGAGTTCGGGACTCTAGAGATTGTCACGGATCTCGAGGTCAAAGGGCAGCAGACGGAGCCCAAGTGTGAGACCTTGGACCCAGTACAGTCTCACACGCCCACCCCTCCGCCAGAGACCCAGTCACAGCTCGGCACGGCGGCCGCCTCTTCCAACCAGAATCAGCCTGGGTCGTCTCAAGCTAAAG gccccgGACCTGTGCTTCTTTCGCTGGAGGAGGGTCCCAGTATGGAGGGCCCCAGCGTGGAGGTCGGGCCCAGCGTTGAAGTGGGATCTAGCGCAGACGCTGGCACAAACGGGGAGCTGTCAAGGTGTCAGGCCTGTGGTGGCAGCGTGGCCCGGGACGCCCTCTTTCAGGGGAAATTCTGCAGCTCCGTCTGCGCTCAGCCCTCCAGCGGCAG GTCGTCCCCggcagagaccagagagagtcAGGCGGCGGAAGGCGAGAGGCTTGGTAAACGggtgaggaaaaagaggaagatcTACATGGATTccggtgatgaggaggaagaaactCAGGAGGAGCCGGAG GAGAAAACCAAATCTACTAAAGGCAGAAGAGGAGCCAAAATTGCCAAACTGG GGACTGGCCCAGCAAATAAGAAGCGGGCCTGGAGCTGGCCTGTGTActtggaggaagagaaggccATCGCAGCTCCTGTTAAACTATTCAAAGAG CACCAGTCGTTCCCTCAGAGCAGGAATGGTTTCaaggtggggatgaagctggaggGGCTGGACCCCTGTCACCCATCGCTCTTCTGTGTTCTGTCCGTCGCCGAG ATCCAAGGTTATAGGGTCAGGCTCCATTTCGACGGGTACCCGGAATGTTACGACTTCTGGGCCAACGCCGACTCCTGGGACCTGAAGCCAGCTGGCTGGTGTGAGAAGAACGGCCACAAGTTATTGCTGCCTAAAG ATTGTAAAGACGGGGAGTTCAACTGGAGCATGTATGTGAAGAACTGCCGGGGTCAACTCGCCCCGAAGCACCTTTTCAAGAGCCTCAACGCC TCTGTGACGCCATCCGGGTTCCGAGCGGGGATGAAGCTGGAGGCGGTGGACAGGAAGAACCCGTCCCTGATCTGCGTCGCCACCATCGCCGCTGTGGTCGACAACCGACTGCTCATTCACTTCGACAACTGGGACGAGACGTACGATTATTG GTGTGATGCCAGCAGTCCATACATCCATCCCGTGGGCTTTTGTGAAGAGGCCAAACTTGCTCTGACCACTCCAGCTG AATATAAACACCCCAAAGGTTTCTCATGGGAGAAATATCTGGAGGAAACGGGGACCCAGGCTGCTCCTGCCCGAGCTTTTAAGCCG CGACCCCTTCATGGCTTCCAGATCGGGATGAGAGTGGAAGCCGTTGATAAGAGAAACCCCATGCTCATCCGTGCTGCAACTATAGTGGACACAGAGGACCACCGACTAAAG GTACATTTCGACGGCTGGAATTCGGAGTACGATTATTGGGTGGAGACCGACTGGCCTGATCTGCACCCTGTTGGCTGGTGTCAAAAAACAGGCCACCCGCTGCAGTACCCCAACG GCACCAGTGACGCAGTAGCACCCCCAGGACAAGGATGTCCAACCCCAGGATGCAATGGGGTGGGACACATTAGGGGACCCCGCTATGGGACTCATTACAC GCAGGTGAGCTGCCCGTACTCGGAGATAAATCTCAACAAGGAGGGCTTGTTGCCAGATCGTCTCGGCACAGAACGACCCCTCACGCTTCACGGTCTGCATTCTCGCGGGCGACGTCCTGATCAAAATGCAAACACTACAACGCAGACGTCGTCCACACCAGATGCTGATCACTCCCAGAACAG GAAACCAGGGATAGAAGAAGCTGAGCAGCCGGGGCGCAACAGCCAGTCTGAGTCGATAGGTGGAGCTAGCGAGCAGAGCCAAAATGGAACAAGGCCGAAACG GACTGCTCCTGCTCCCAAATACCTGAAAATGCACTATGTCAAAGAGGAGATCGGCGACGGTAAAG CCGCTCCAGAAACCATCTCCCTCCAGCAGGCCCTCCACGAGTCTGTGTTCTCCCCCGGCATCTCTGTGTCTCCCCCACACCGGGTGGCCCTCTGCTGGGACAAACACTGCCAGCTGCTCCCTGAGGTCCTGGGGCTGACTGCCAAGAGAGTGGCTACTTGGAGCGCCGAGGAG GTGGCCAGTTTTGTCAAAGGACTGCCCGGGTGTAAAGAACACGCTGCGACGTTCAAGACTGAG CAAATAGATGGCGAAGCTTTTTTGCTGCTCACCCAAACGGACATTGTCAAGATCCTGTCGATCAAATTAGGACCCGCCCTGAAAATCTACAACTCTATTCTGATGCTGAAGAACGCAGACGAAGAGTAA
- the l3mbtl1b gene encoding lethal(3)malignant brain tumor-like protein 4 isoform X2 — protein sequence MTDTPPSDCPTQGAEFDMMSALDWKDGIATLPGSDIRFRMTEFGTLEIVTDLEVKGQQTEPKCETLDPVQSHTPTPPPETQSQLGTAAASSNQNQPGSSQAKGPGPVLLSLEEGPSMEGPSVEVGPSVEVGSSADAGTNGELSRCQACGGSVARDALFQGKFCSSVCAQPSSGRSSPAETRESQAAEGERLGKRVRKKRKIYMDSGDEEEETQEEPEEKTKSTKGRRGAKIAKLGTGPANKKRAWSWPVYLEEEKAIAAPVKLFKEHQSFPQSRNGFKVGMKLEGLDPCHPSLFCVLSVAEIQGYRVRLHFDGYPECYDFWANADSWDLKPAGWCEKNGHKLLLPKDCKDGEFNWSMYVKNCRGQLAPKHLFKSLNASVTPSGFRAGMKLEAVDRKNPSLICVATIAAVVDNRLLIHFDNWDETYDYWCDASSPYIHPVGFCEEAKLALTTPAEYKHPKGFSWEKYLEETGTQAAPARAFKPRPLHGFQIGMRVEAVDKRNPMLIRAATIVDTEDHRLKVHFDGWNSEYDYWVETDWPDLHPVGWCQKTGHPLQYPNGTSDAVAPPGQGCPTPGCNGVGHIRGPRYGTHYTQVSCPYSEINLNKEGLLPDRLGTERPLTLHGLHSRGRRPDQNANTTTQTSSTPDADHSQNRKPGIEEAEQPGRNSQSESIGGASEQSQNGTRPKRTAPAPKYLKMHYVKEEIGDGKAAPETISLQQALHESVFSPGISVSPPHRVALCWDKHCQLLPEVLGLTAKRVATWSAEEVASFVKGLPGCKEHAATFKTEQIDGEAFLLLTQTDIVKILSIKLGPALKIYNSILMLKNADEE from the exons ATGACTGACACTCCACCCAGTGACTGCCCCACCCAGGGAGCTGAGTTTGACATGATGAGTGCTCTGGATTGGAAGGACGGTATTGCGACACTTCCAGGCAGTGATATCAGG TTCCGCATGACCGAGTTCGGGACTCTAGAGATTGTCACGGATCTCGAGGTCAAAGGGCAGCAGACGGAGCCCAAGTGTGAGACCTTGGACCCAGTACAGTCTCACACGCCCACCCCTCCGCCAGAGACCCAGTCACAGCTCGGCACGGCGGCCGCCTCTTCCAACCAGAATCAGCCTGGGTCGTCTCAAGCTAAAG gccccgGACCTGTGCTTCTTTCGCTGGAGGAGGGTCCCAGTATGGAGGGCCCCAGCGTGGAGGTCGGGCCCAGCGTTGAAGTGGGATCTAGCGCAGACGCTGGCACAAACGGGGAGCTGTCAAGGTGTCAGGCCTGTGGTGGCAGCGTGGCCCGGGACGCCCTCTTTCAGGGGAAATTCTGCAGCTCCGTCTGCGCTCAGCCCTCCAGCGGCAG GTCGTCCCCggcagagaccagagagagtcAGGCGGCGGAAGGCGAGAGGCTTGGTAAACGggtgaggaaaaagaggaagatcTACATGGATTccggtgatgaggaggaagaaactCAGGAGGAGCCGGAG GAGAAAACCAAATCTACTAAAGGCAGAAGAGGAGCCAAAATTGCCAAACTGG GGACTGGCCCAGCAAATAAGAAGCGGGCCTGGAGCTGGCCTGTGTActtggaggaagagaaggccATCGCAGCTCCTGTTAAACTATTCAAAGAG CACCAGTCGTTCCCTCAGAGCAGGAATGGTTTCaaggtggggatgaagctggaggGGCTGGACCCCTGTCACCCATCGCTCTTCTGTGTTCTGTCCGTCGCCGAG ATCCAAGGTTATAGGGTCAGGCTCCATTTCGACGGGTACCCGGAATGTTACGACTTCTGGGCCAACGCCGACTCCTGGGACCTGAAGCCAGCTGGCTGGTGTGAGAAGAACGGCCACAAGTTATTGCTGCCTAAAG ATTGTAAAGACGGGGAGTTCAACTGGAGCATGTATGTGAAGAACTGCCGGGGTCAACTCGCCCCGAAGCACCTTTTCAAGAGCCTCAACGCC TCTGTGACGCCATCCGGGTTCCGAGCGGGGATGAAGCTGGAGGCGGTGGACAGGAAGAACCCGTCCCTGATCTGCGTCGCCACCATCGCCGCTGTGGTCGACAACCGACTGCTCATTCACTTCGACAACTGGGACGAGACGTACGATTATTG GTGTGATGCCAGCAGTCCATACATCCATCCCGTGGGCTTTTGTGAAGAGGCCAAACTTGCTCTGACCACTCCAGCTG AATATAAACACCCCAAAGGTTTCTCATGGGAGAAATATCTGGAGGAAACGGGGACCCAGGCTGCTCCTGCCCGAGCTTTTAAGCCG CGACCCCTTCATGGCTTCCAGATCGGGATGAGAGTGGAAGCCGTTGATAAGAGAAACCCCATGCTCATCCGTGCTGCAACTATAGTGGACACAGAGGACCACCGACTAAAG GTACATTTCGACGGCTGGAATTCGGAGTACGATTATTGGGTGGAGACCGACTGGCCTGATCTGCACCCTGTTGGCTGGTGTCAAAAAACAGGCCACCCGCTGCAGTACCCCAACG GCACCAGTGACGCAGTAGCACCCCCAGGACAAGGATGTCCAACCCCAGGATGCAATGGGGTGGGACACATTAGGGGACCCCGCTATGGGACTCATTACAC GCAGGTGAGCTGCCCGTACTCGGAGATAAATCTCAACAAGGAGGGCTTGTTGCCAGATCGTCTCGGCACAGAACGACCCCTCACGCTTCACGGTCTGCATTCTCGCGGGCGACGTCCTGATCAAAATGCAAACACTACAACGCAGACGTCGTCCACACCAGATGCTGATCACTCCCAGAACAG GAAACCAGGGATAGAAGAAGCTGAGCAGCCGGGGCGCAACAGCCAGTCTGAGTCGATAGGTGGAGCTAGCGAGCAGAGCCAAAATGGAACAAGGCCGAAACG GACTGCTCCTGCTCCCAAATACCTGAAAATGCACTATGTCAAAGAGGAGATCGGCGACGGTAAAG CCGCTCCAGAAACCATCTCCCTCCAGCAGGCCCTCCACGAGTCTGTGTTCTCCCCCGGCATCTCTGTGTCTCCCCCACACCGGGTGGCCCTCTGCTGGGACAAACACTGCCAGCTGCTCCCTGAGGTCCTGGGGCTGACTGCCAAGAGAGTGGCTACTTGGAGCGCCGAGGAG GTGGCCAGTTTTGTCAAAGGACTGCCCGGGTGTAAAGAACACGCTGCGACGTTCAAGACTGAG CAAATAGATGGCGAAGCTTTTTTGCTGCTCACCCAAACGGACATTGTCAAGATCCTGTCGATCAAATTAGGACCCGCCCTGAAAATCTACAACTCTATTCTGATGCTGAAGAACGCAGACGAAGAGTAA